The following are encoded together in the Nocardioides okcheonensis genome:
- a CDS encoding saccharopine dehydrogenase family protein → MSAPRNPDRPFDVVVFGATGFTGGLTADYLAAHAPEGLRWAIAGRNADKLAAVRERLGVDVEVLVADSTDDAALADVARRARVVVTTVGPYLQHGAPLVAACAEAGTDYLDLTGEPEFVDRMYLEHHRTAERTGARLVHACGFDSVPHDLGAYFTVRQLPSDQPITLRGVVRSAGTFSGGTFHSALDQFARARDMKRTYAARRRAEGRPDDGRSSRSVGGRPHRDPVLGYWLLPLPTIDPVVVARSGAALEAYGPRFRYSHWAGTKTLRYAAGGVVGVGALSLAAQVRPVRDFLKGKVPQGSGPDASRRDKSWFTVDFVGEAGGRTVRTRVAGGDPGYTETAKMLAEAALCLALDDNPETSGQVTPAVAMGDALLDRLQAAGITFSVVD, encoded by the coding sequence ACCCGGACCGCCCCTTCGACGTCGTGGTGTTCGGCGCCACCGGGTTCACCGGCGGCCTCACCGCCGACTACCTCGCCGCCCACGCGCCCGAGGGACTGCGCTGGGCGATCGCCGGACGCAACGCCGACAAGCTCGCGGCCGTCCGCGAGCGGCTCGGGGTCGACGTCGAGGTGCTGGTCGCCGACTCCACCGACGACGCCGCGCTCGCCGACGTCGCCCGCCGCGCGCGCGTCGTGGTCACCACGGTCGGGCCCTACCTCCAGCACGGCGCCCCGCTGGTCGCGGCGTGCGCCGAGGCCGGCACCGACTACCTCGACCTCACCGGCGAGCCGGAGTTCGTCGACCGGATGTACCTCGAGCACCACCGCACCGCCGAGCGCACCGGCGCCCGGCTGGTCCACGCCTGCGGCTTCGACTCGGTGCCGCACGACCTCGGGGCCTACTTCACCGTCCGGCAGCTCCCGTCCGACCAGCCGATCACCCTGCGCGGCGTGGTCCGCTCCGCCGGCACCTTCTCCGGCGGCACGTTCCACTCCGCGCTCGACCAGTTCGCCCGCGCCCGGGACATGAAGCGGACCTACGCCGCGCGCCGGCGCGCCGAGGGCCGGCCGGACGACGGTCGCTCGTCGCGCTCGGTCGGGGGCCGCCCGCACCGCGACCCGGTGCTGGGCTACTGGCTGCTCCCGCTGCCGACGATCGACCCGGTCGTGGTGGCCCGCAGCGGCGCCGCGCTCGAGGCGTACGGCCCCCGCTTCCGGTACTCGCACTGGGCTGGGACCAAGACCCTGCGGTACGCCGCGGGCGGGGTCGTCGGCGTCGGCGCGCTGTCGCTGGCCGCCCAGGTCCGGCCGGTGCGCGACTTCCTCAAGGGCAAGGTGCCGCAGGGGTCGGGGCCGGACGCGTCGCGTCGCGACAAGTCCTGGTTCACCGTCGACTTCGTGGGCGAGGCGGGCGGTCGGACGGTCCGCACCCGGGTCGCCGGCGGCGACCCGGGCTACACCGAGACCGCGAAGATGCTCGCCGAGGCCGCCCTGTGCCTGGCCCTCGACGACAACCCCGAGACCTCGGGGCAGGTGACGCCGGCGGTCGCGATGGGCGACGCCCTGCTCGACCGCCTGCAGGCGGCCGGGATCACGTTCTCCGTCGTCGACTGA
- a CDS encoding sensor histidine kinase, with product MRISVWVWLVPSALFVVVTCLGSILLEPSALPARVVGATLGVTLAAAVVAAVGERSGRRGAQSLVLLLLLTSAALVHGFDRAAIGSSLLLTGMPAGWTAFERGARGAVAGVTGIWAVAVTPHLTGQGAAHDSSQRWDDVLVGIGLTSMVLLTWYAGRVLRQAQSDLVARTRSLAREAATTRAIFDSVDAALAVFLPDGHLLANGPAADLGHGLRALPAPTRQHAAASAYEVVDADGVTATAPAAQAVLRAQRGEEFSGLVQWTGPREDRRALVCSARRIHLGDCDGDGGGTVFVAWDATDTLDTARMRDEFLGTLTHELRTPLTAIVGYLDLHDELEHTDRPAARTYLSGVRRNVRALADHIEDLLVTARPAELATGLVDVAEIAEDVLASSVERAHASGLALTLDTPTSVPAVASDAALRQVLHHLVDNALTYTESGSVAVEVAPTCRLHGGPAPTGFSITVTDTGIGMTEHELGRVFDRFYRTEEAVRRVLPGLGMGLAVTRQLVAAHGGTITARSTPGVGSRFHVTIPPRGA from the coding sequence GTGCGGATCTCGGTCTGGGTCTGGTTGGTGCCCAGCGCGCTGTTCGTCGTGGTGACCTGCCTCGGCAGCATCCTGCTCGAGCCGTCGGCCCTCCCGGCACGGGTTGTCGGCGCCACGCTCGGCGTGACGCTGGCGGCGGCCGTCGTCGCCGCGGTCGGCGAGCGGTCCGGGCGCCGCGGTGCGCAGTCGCTGGTCCTGCTGCTGCTCCTGACGTCCGCCGCGCTCGTCCACGGCTTCGACCGCGCCGCGATCGGGTCCTCTCTGCTGCTCACCGGCATGCCGGCCGGGTGGACCGCCTTCGAGCGCGGCGCCCGCGGCGCGGTCGCCGGGGTGACGGGGATCTGGGCGGTCGCGGTCACGCCCCACCTCACCGGGCAGGGGGCGGCGCACGACTCGTCCCAGCGCTGGGACGACGTCCTCGTCGGCATCGGCCTGACCTCGATGGTCCTGCTCACCTGGTACGCCGGTCGCGTCCTGCGCCAGGCGCAGTCCGACCTCGTCGCGAGGACGCGGAGCCTGGCTCGCGAGGCCGCCACCACCCGCGCGATCTTCGACTCCGTCGACGCGGCGCTCGCGGTCTTCCTCCCCGACGGCCACCTGCTCGCCAACGGTCCGGCCGCCGACCTCGGGCACGGGCTGCGGGCGCTGCCCGCGCCGACGCGACAGCACGCCGCGGCCTCGGCGTACGAGGTGGTCGACGCCGACGGCGTCACCGCGACCGCCCCCGCCGCGCAGGCGGTGCTGCGCGCACAGCGCGGCGAGGAGTTCTCCGGCCTCGTCCAGTGGACCGGGCCACGCGAGGACCGACGCGCCCTGGTGTGCAGCGCACGCCGGATCCACCTGGGCGACTGCGACGGCGACGGCGGCGGGACCGTCTTCGTCGCCTGGGACGCCACGGACACCCTCGACACCGCCCGGATGCGCGACGAGTTCCTCGGCACCCTCACCCACGAGCTCCGCACCCCGCTGACCGCCATCGTCGGCTACCTCGACCTGCACGACGAGCTGGAGCACACCGACCGCCCGGCGGCCCGCACCTACCTGTCGGGCGTGCGCCGCAACGTGCGCGCGCTCGCCGACCACATCGAGGACCTGCTGGTCACGGCCCGGCCGGCCGAGCTCGCGACCGGCCTCGTCGACGTCGCCGAGATCGCGGAGGACGTCCTGGCGTCGTCCGTCGAGCGCGCGCACGCGTCCGGGCTCGCCCTCACCCTCGACACCCCGACGTCGGTCCCGGCGGTCGCGAGCGACGCCGCGCTGCGCCAGGTCCTGCACCACCTCGTCGACAACGCGCTGACCTACACCGAGTCCGGCTCCGTGGCGGTCGAGGTCGCGCCGACGTGCCGGCTCCACGGCGGCCCGGCGCCGACCGGCTTCTCCATCACGGTCACCGACACCGGGATCGGGATGACCGAGCACGAGCTCGGCCGGGTCTTCGACCGGTTCTACCGCACCGAGGAGGCCGTGCGCCGCGTCCTGCCCGGCCTCGGCATGGGCCTGGCGGTGACCAGGCAGCTGGTCGCCGCGCACGGCGGGACGATCACGGCGCGGAGCACCCCCGGCGTCGGGTCGCGGTTCCACGTCACGATCCCGCCACGCGGCGCGTAG